The Chryseobacterium shigense genome segment GAAGCATCTTTACTGCAGGCTTTGGAAAACCTCAGAAAAGATCCGGCACTGAAGAACTATTCTGTGACCGCCTATACCTATGACCCGCTGATTGGCATCACCAACAGTATTTCTCCCAACGGGATAAAAACCATCTACCTGTACGATCATTCAGGCAGGCTGGTAAAAGTTACCGATGCCAGCGGGAAAACCCTGAAGGAATACCAGTATAACTATAAACACTAATCACGATGAAAAAAATAATATCACTATTTACAGTTCTGTTGGCATCGGCATATTCCCATGCCCAGACAACGGGGGCAAGCACCTCCGAGAACTATATTTATACCAGGACCTGTCTTGACGAAAGCTGTACCAAAAAAGCTGAAGCCGTTCAGTATTTTGATGCCCTGGGAAGGCCTAAACAGGTTATAAATATTAAAGCAACCCCATCCGGGAAAGATATCGTCAGCCATATCCAGTATGATGAGTTCGGGAGAGTTACCAAAGACTATCTCCCGGTTCCGCAGAGTGGGAGCCAGAACGGAGCCATCTATGCAGATCCTTTAAACAATGCCGTCAATATTTTCGGAAACGAGAAAATTTATTCAGAAAAAGAGCTGGAAGATTCCCCGTTGGGAAGAGTAAAAAAAGTAACCCCGCTGGGAAATGATTTTGCAGCCCATCCTTCCAATATCACGTATGCTGCAAACATGGCAGGAGAAGTGAAAAAATATACGGTGGCCACATCATGGCAGGATAATGCCACTTTTTCCACCCTTACCGAAAACGGGACGTATGCCGCCAATCAGCTGGTGAAAAACAGCGTAACAGATGCAGACGGGAACATCACCACAGAATTTAAAAATTCTGACGGAAATACCATTTTGATGAGAAAAAATGACGGGACCCAGAATATTGACACTTATTATGTGTACAATGATTTCGGTCAGCAGGTTATTGTTATTCCGCCAATGGCTGCCGTAGCTGCTGTAAACCAGACAGCTTTGGATAATTTATGCTACCAGTACCGTTACGATGGGTTAGGAAGACTTGTAGAAAAGAAGCTTCCCGGAAAAGGCTGGGAATATATGGTGTATGATAAGGCGGACAGGCTGATCCTTTCACGCGATGCTGTAATGAAAGCCCAAGGCAAATGGCTGCTGACAAAATACGACAAGCTGGGAAGAGTAGTTTACACCAGCCAGATAGCAGCAGGTGAAAGGATCACCCTGCAAAATCTGATTGGCGATTTACTTATTACCGAATCCAGAAACACGACAGGGTTTGTGAAAAACGGAACTACCGTATATTATTCCAATGATTATTTTGCACCAGATCTGCAGTCTGTACTGAGCGTAAGTTACTATGACACTTATCCCCAGAATACTCCTGCCATACCAGCCCAGGTGTTGGGACAGAATATCCTTACGGATAATATGGAAGCATCCCTGAATACCAAAAACCTTCCTACAGCTTCCCTTATCAAAAATATTGAGGACGATAACTGGACGAAAAGCTACATCTGGTATGATGAAAAATCCCGTCCTGTGGGTACTTATTCCATCAATCACCTGGGAGGATATACCAAAACGGAATCTTTGCTGGATTTTGCAGGAGTAACCCAATTATCAAAGGTCTATCATAAAAGACTGGCTGCCGATACCGAAAAAGTACTGACCCAAACGTTTGAGTATGATGCCCAGAACCGCCTGAAAAAACAGTATCACCAGGTAGACAGCCAGCCACAGGAATTATTAGCTGAAAATACCTATAACGAACTCTCCCAGCTTTCCAATAAAAAAGTAGGAAACAGCCTGCAGAGTATTGATTATACCTATAACATCAGGGGAGCCCTTACCAGGCTCAATGATCCGGCCAGCCTTAATGGTAAGCTGTTTGGTTACGAGCTGAAATATAACAATCCGGTAAATACCGTGGCAAAGTTCAACGGGACCATTTCCGAAGTAGACTGGAGAACGGCTAATGATCAGGTGCTCAAAAGATACACCTACCAGTATGACGGGCTGAACAGACTGAAAAAGGGAGCTTATTCTGAGCCCGGTTCATCCGTACCGCAGAACGATTTCTATAATGAAACGGTAGCGTATGATATGAACTCTAATATCAGCTCGCTTCAGAGAACCGGTAAAAATTCTTTAGGGTTAAAAGCAGATATTGATCTCCTTACTTACAGCTATACCGGCAACAGGCTCAATTCCGTTACCGATGGCTCCACGAACTACAGCGGATATCCCGATACCTCAGGAAATATCATTTCCTATGATGATAACGGGAATATGAAAGATCATAAGGATAAAGGCATTTTACAGATAGATTACAACTTTTTGGACCTTCCAAATAAAATAACTTTTGACAAAACTTATCTCGCCCGGAATTTAGTAACAGGAAAAACAGTAACCCGTAATGTTACCACAAACTATATTTACAGGGCAGATGGTACAAAACAGCGTAAAGTATATAAATACAGCGGTGAAACGTTTGCCACTGAGGCCGTCCTTTCTACAGATTATCTGGACGGGTTTCAGTATGAATCTCAGGCTGCATCCGGTCCTTTCACTTTAAAATTTGTACCTACTGCTGAAGGGTATTACAATTTTGAAAATAATAAGTATATTTACAGCTATACGGACCATTTGGGGAATGTGCGTTTAAGCTACACCAAAAATGGTTCAGGAGCAGAGATCATTGAAGAGAATAATTTCTATCCTTTTGGGATGAAGCATGAAGGCTATAATGCTTTAGCAGGAAATCCTGCTTACAATTATGGCTATAACGGAAAAGAATTGCAGAAAGAAACAGGCTGGAATGACTATGGCGCAAGGATGTATATGAGTGACATCGGAAGATGGGGTGTAATTGATCCATTGGCGGAGACAAGTAGAAGGCTCACTCCTTACAATTATGCTTTGAATAATCCTATCAGTTTCATAGATCCCGATGGAAGAAAAGCGATGGTTAGCGACCTGCAATTTGAGAGTGGTTATGCTGCTGGAGGTGCTTTCGATTATTATGGAAACGGCGGGTATGGTCCTGCTATAGCAGATTTTCTTTATCGTGATGATCCTTTCGCATACTTAAAGAATATGAAAGGAAGCACAGACGGTGGAGGAAGTAACGCAACGAGTAACCCTACCCCTAAAAGCAAAACAGGACCAGGAATTATAAAATCTATTAGTAATTTCTTTAGCAGGCTTTTTGGAGGAAATAAAAAAAGATCCAATAGATTAACTGTAGGTACCCCTGAAAGATTACCAGATGGTCATACTAGACTATTTGGGTTAATTAAAAATGCTAATGTAAATGCTTATGGACAAAGTCCCTTAGAAGCCCATAGGGAAAGCCAAAGTAATAGTCTTTATAATCCGGGAGAAACAAGCTTAGACAGATCTTTCAGATTAATTAGCAGTTCTCACATTGAAATAATGCAGGATTTTGGTGGCGGTGGCTATAATATGTTTGGAGGATATGGTAGAGCTTCAAAAGCTTTAGGTGCTGTAGAAGAAACAAGTAGCGTTTTTAATACTTTGACTGATGAAATGTATGCAGGAGGTCAGTATTATATGTATTCAACTAATTCTCTTTCCAATGGAACTTATACAAAATCGATTTCAACTTTAATATCATCAGATAAAACCAGTAGTTTATCAACACTACTTAGTACTATGAATAGTGAGGCAAAAGGTTTTGGGGCGCACACATTAATTATTGAGGGTACATCAATTGTAAATCCAAAAATGTTTAATCCAGCAATGGCACAAAGACTTGGATTTACTTATCAGAGAACAAGTGAATCCTCTATCCGTTTAATTCAATCTATTAAATAAAAAAATATGAACCCATCTATTATTGAAGCAAAATTTAGAAGAAGTAAACTTGATCTGGATAAGACAAAATTATGGAGAACAGTTAATATAGATCAACAGGAATCCATATTAAATAAAATAAGCTTAACACAAGATGAGAAAGAGCTGATATGTTATTATAATGGTGATAATTGGTGGTTATTAACAACTAATAATCTTATTGTATGTAATAAAGAGAATATAAAACAAATTAAACTATTTGAAATTTTCAAAATAGAACTATCGAATAATATTAAGAACATAAACTCTTCAGAACTTTTTATAGATATTTCATGTAATGATAATATAATTAAATTAGAATTAGAAAAATCTTCTTGGCCTATAATTGTCGAAATTTTGAAGCTTATAACAACTGCAGAGGTAAATGTGAATTAGAAATATATAAGCTACCAACAAAATAAAAGGGTAATGTACCAGATGTGTTGGTAGCAAAATATAGCGTTGATTTTCAGCGCTATATTTTTTTAACTAAATGAAATTTGAAATTTTGAAATGATATTTAGGTAGCCAAAGTAAAAAATAACAGGAATTAGGCTATCTAAAATATTGAGAGTCATATAAGGTGTTCCAGATGTGTTGGTGGGAAAAGTGAATGATCCGGCCAGCCTTAACGGTAAGCTGTTTGGCTATGAGCTGAAATATAACAATCCGGTGAATACCGCGGCAAAGTTCAACGGGACCATTTCCGAAGTAGACTGGAGAACGGCTAATGATCAGGTGCTCAGAAGATACACCTACCAGTATGACGGGCTGAACAGGCTGAAAAAGGGAGCTTATTCTGAGCCCGGTTCATCTGTACCGCAGAACGATTTCTATAATGAAACCGTAACATACGATATGAACTCCAATATCATGTCCCTTCAGAGAAATACTAAAGGAGTTTCGGGAACGGCTTCGCAAATAGACAATCTTACCTATGCTTATACAGGCAACAGGCTCAATTCCGTTACCGACAGCTCCACGAACTACAGCGGATATCCCGATACCTCAGGAACTCCCATTTCCTATGATGATAACGGGAATATGAAAGATCATAAGGATAAAGGCGTTTTACAGATAGATTACAACTTCCTGGACCTTCCAAATAAAATAACTTTTGACAAAACTTATCTCGCCCGGAATTTAGTAACAGGAAAAACAGTAACCCGTAATGTTACCACAAACTATATTTACAGGGCAGATGGTACAAAACAGCGTAAAGTATATAAATACAGCGGTGAAACGTTTGCCACTGAGGCCGTCCTTTCTACAGATTATCTGGATGGGTTTCAGTATGAATCTCAGGCTGCATCCGGTCCTTTCACTTTAAAATTTGTCCCTACCGCTGAAGGGTATTACAATTTTGAAAATAATAAGTATATTTACAGCTATACTGACCATTTGGGGAATGTGCGTTTAAGCTATTCTAAAAACTCATCCGGCAGCGCAGAAGTTCTTGAAGAAAACAATTTTTATCCTTTTGGATTAAAACATGAAGGCTATAATGCTTTAGCAGGAAATCCTGCTTACAATTATGGCTACAATGGAAAAGAATTACAGAAAGAAACAGGCTGGAGCGATTATGGAGCGAGAATGTATATGAGTGACATTGGAAGATGGGGTGTTATAGATCCATTGGCAGAGACAAGCAGAAGATTTTCGCCTTACAATTATGCATTAAATAACCCAATCAGCTTTATTGATCCCGATGGGAGAAAAGCAACAGTTAACGATATGCAATTTGAGAGTGGTTATGCTGCTGGAGGTGCTTTCGATTTTTATGGGAATGGTGGATATGGCCCTGCTACGGCAGATTTTCTTTATCGTGATGATCCTTTCGCATATTTAAAAAAAGGAAGCGGAGGAGCAACAACGGTCATGTGCCAGATGTGTTGGTAGCAAAATATAGGGTTGATTTTCAACGCTATATTTTTTTTAACTAAATGAAATTTGAAATTTTGAAATGATATTTGGGTAGCCAAAGTAAAAAATAATAGGAATTAGGCTATCTAAAATATTGAGGGTCATACAAGGTGTTTCAGATGTGTTGGTAAGACATTCGTGATAAATAATTTTCGCAAATAATAAGTATATTTACAGCTATACTGACCATTTGGGAAATGTTAGGCTAAGCTATACCAAAAATGATTCAGGAGCAGAGGTCATTGAAGAGAATAATTTTTATCCTTTTGGGTTAAAACATGAAGGATATAATATTTTAAGCGGAAATCCTGCTTACAATTACGGCTACAATGGAAAAGAAATGCAGAAAGAAACAGGCTGGAGTGATTATGGCGCAAGGATGTACATGAATGACATTGGAAGATGGGGTGTAATTGATCCATTGGCAGAGACAAGCAGAAGGTTTACTCCTTACAATTATGCTTTGAATAACCCAATCAGCTTTATAGATCCCGATGGAAGAAAAGCAACAGTTAACGATATGCAATTTGAGAGTGGTTATGCTGCTGGAGGTGCTTTCGATTATTATGGAAACGGAGGGCATGGTCCTGCTACAGCAGATTTTCTTTATCGTGATGATCCGTTCGCATATTTAAAGAAAGGAAGCGGTGGAGCTAAAACTTTTGGGCAGACACAGGCTTATAGAGATATCATGGCTTCATTGCAGCAACCAAGTGCTCCTAAACCAGGTTTCTGGAGTTTTTTAAAAGGACTTTTTGGAGGTAACAAAGGAGCAGGGATTACAACTATTGCAGCTGGAGCTAGTATAATTAAAAGTGGGACTTTAGAGATTGGGGAGGTTTTAGAAACATCACCCTTTGTTAGTAATTATGTGGATGGATTTTCAGATGGAGCTAAATCAACTTTGGATTATGTTGGTGGACAATTTTTCGGTGCTAGTTATTGGGACGGGCTGGCTAACACTTTTAGTTTAGGTACTTATGGTACTGTAAAGACAATAGATGGTATTATTAGATTTGCTGATGCAGCTCCTGATTATACTACTAATGATTATGCATATGGAGCAGGTTTTATAAGCGAAAAAGCTGTAGAGGCTGTAGTGTTTAAAAAAGTTTCCCAAGTAAATGCATTTGGAATAAATGGGGGATATGGGTTTAAAATTGGAAGAACAGAATTTTTATATGCAAATCCGAGTGTGGGTGGGGGAACAATATTTTTCTATGCATCATCTACCGGCGGTAAGTTTCGCTTAGATTATCATGGGTTGCCTTCACTAAATAGAGGCAATACGTTACATTTTCATTCAAATTATTGGGGCTTTAGTAATTCTCCTCATAGAAGCATAAATCCTTTTTATTTTGGAAAACCTATAAAATAGAATAAATGAATTTTAATAATAGAATTTTAAATCAAAAAGTTAGTATTCTTTTTATCGATGATTTTAATATAAGCGATTGGGATGATTTAAGTCAAGTAAAAAATATTTACAAATCCTTATTCTTAAAGGGAGATACTTTGTTTTTTTCATTTAGACGTGAAGAAAATTTAACAGATGGAGAAGAACTAAAAAAACTTAGAGCTAAAATATTAGATACTTTTAATAATGAGGGTGAATATATTATTTTAAGGCAATTAGATGATACACGTTTTGATAGTATTGCTAGAATAGTTATTAATGACAATACTTATAATTTTCTTTTTGACATATGGAAATATTTTTATAGTTGCACTTTTTTTGTTCCCAGCAAAGATTTAACTCTTTCCGATTATGGTAATTTTCAGAAAAAAAATAGATTTGAGGATAAAGCAAATGAAAAACTATTAGATCATCATTTTGCAGATGTTACATGTATAAAAGGGTTAGGTGGGGATAATATGATTATAAGTTATAATAGTGATTATGAATTACCTAAATTTTAATTATAAAGCTTCATTTGGTACGAATACTTCAGGATACTTATAACAACATGGTTCTTATTGGAGTGCTTCTGTGAGAAATCCTGCAAATTCCCTTGGAAGATGGTGGGCTGGAAAAGGAGCACAGTATGATATTAATTTTAGAGGAATAAATACAATTAGACCACCAAGAGAACATGATTTTTCCAAAGATCTTAAATAATATAATGATTAACTATGAAAAATATACTAAGGCTATTTGTTTTAACGGTTGTGTGCTCTTGTAATATGGATAATTACGCAAAATTACCTTTTGGTGGATATGGAGTTGATTTTGAAGGAGGAAAAAATAATAGGATGATGAAGAATAATATGATGATTATCGATAGTGGACTTGTAGATTGCAAATATAACGATGTGTATATGTTGGTTTCTGTTGACACAACCTATTCGATGAATCCCCATAAAGTGAATAAGAAAAATCTTAAATATTTTATACAGGATTTAAAAAAAGATACTATTATCAAAAAAATATCTTATTCAGATTTACAAAAGATTATAAAACAAAAATCTTTAGAAGAAATAGATATTACTAAATAGATTCATTCTCTTACTAGAGATTTAAAGGATTATAAAGCAATTAATATATCTGGTACAGGGACTGATAGGGGAGCTAGACATGTTATTTTTAAAGATACACCTAGTCAGGTAGAAATCATAGGAATAGTTAAGGGACATGATTATACTAAAATTTTTAAATAATGGAAAATTGGGAAAAATGGGATTTGAAATATTCTATAGCAGAGTTTATTGTGCCAAGACTTGAGGCATATAAAAATGAAGTGGAAAATGACAATATTATGTCTATACCATTATGGATAGAGGATCATAGTTTACCATTTATTTTAGACCAGAACAGAGGATATTCAAAAGAAGAAGTAAGTTTAATAAATAAAGAATGGACTATAATATTACAAAAAATGATATTCTCATTTAAAAGTTTATTAATATCCCAAAACGAAATAAATTTTGAAGAATTACGAAGGAGGCAAAATGAAGGAATGCAGTTGTTTGCAAAATATTATCTTAATTTATGGGACTGAGTATTGTTTATATATTCTAAGATATTAATAGGGTGATGTATCAAAGTTAATGATTCGATTATTCCAATAAATAATTTATTGAAAATCAACTAAATTTAAATGTTAGAATTTAAACGGTAAGAGTCGGTTATCCTGCTCTTACTGTTTTTTGTAGAAATAATTTCAGTATTTTTTGTAGTTTGGCAGAAATAATAAATAAGGCACACATGAAAAAAAATATGTTGCATTTTCTGTTGTTAATCCTGTTTTTCTCATGCAGTGAAAGTAAAAAGGAGATGTCCGGAAATGACGGATTTAACAAAACTGATGATCATGTATTCTCTATTGAAGAAATGCCTAATCAGGGAACAACATATGACACTATTTATACACAGAATGTTCCGGATAATATCAGGCTTATTACAGCCCTGGAAACCGATCTGGAAAAAGCAGGATTCAGTTTTAAATCCAGAAAATCTGCTGAAATATCTTATAATAATTGTGAAGAAAACAGCATAAAAATAGTCAGTGGTAATGGAATAAGAGAGTATTTTGCAAAAAGCAGCAAACCGGAGAAAGGAACTGAAGATTTCTATCCTGATTTTGTGGTTAGGGTATACGAATTTCCGTCAAAGGAAGATGCAGGGAAAGGTTTTAAAGATTTGGAAAAAGCACTCTATTCACGGGGAAACCATTGTAATGGAAAAGCACCTGAAAAGCTTGTAATGAATGGCACTGAAGTCTATCATTTATCTACCCGTGCAGAAATGTTCAGAAGCTATACGGAAAAGTATGGTGAAATGATAAAAAATTACCATTAGATATCTTTGCGTTAAATTTGATATCAAGCCGTTAAGATTATTAAACTGGAAAAGGTATGAATGAAGCACTTTCAAATGAGCTGATCGAGCTGGCTGAAAAAGATCTGTCAGTCAGGGAAAAACTGGCTTCGGAAGTTCAATTGGCAGGTAGATATCATCCGGAAATGGAAAAGATCCACAGGCAAAATGCAGAAAGACTTAGGGAGATTATTAAAGAGATAGGATTGCCAACAGTCTCAAAAGTGGGAGAGAAGGCCAGTGA includes the following:
- a CDS encoding DUF6443 domain-containing protein, producing the protein MKKIISLFTVLLASAYSHAQTTGASTSENYIYTRTCLDESCTKKAEAVQYFDALGRPKQVINIKATPSGKDIVSHIQYDEFGRVTKDYLPVPQSGSQNGAIYADPLNNAVNIFGNEKIYSEKELEDSPLGRVKKVTPLGNDFAAHPSNITYAANMAGEVKKYTVATSWQDNATFSTLTENGTYAANQLVKNSVTDADGNITTEFKNSDGNTILMRKNDGTQNIDTYYVYNDFGQQVIVIPPMAAVAAVNQTALDNLCYQYRYDGLGRLVEKKLPGKGWEYMVYDKADRLILSRDAVMKAQGKWLLTKYDKLGRVVYTSQIAAGERITLQNLIGDLLITESRNTTGFVKNGTTVYYSNDYFAPDLQSVLSVSYYDTYPQNTPAIPAQVLGQNILTDNMEASLNTKNLPTASLIKNIEDDNWTKSYIWYDEKSRPVGTYSINHLGGYTKTESLLDFAGVTQLSKVYHKRLAADTEKVLTQTFEYDAQNRLKKQYHQVDSQPQELLAENTYNELSQLSNKKVGNSLQSIDYTYNIRGALTRLNDPASLNGKLFGYELKYNNPVNTVAKFNGTISEVDWRTANDQVLKRYTYQYDGLNRLKKGAYSEPGSSVPQNDFYNETVAYDMNSNISSLQRTGKNSLGLKADIDLLTYSYTGNRLNSVTDGSTNYSGYPDTSGNIISYDDNGNMKDHKDKGILQIDYNFLDLPNKITFDKTYLARNLVTGKTVTRNVTTNYIYRADGTKQRKVYKYSGETFATEAVLSTDYLDGFQYESQAASGPFTLKFVPTAEGYYNFENNKYIYSYTDHLGNVRLSYTKNGSGAEIIEENNFYPFGMKHEGYNALAGNPAYNYGYNGKELQKETGWNDYGARMYMSDIGRWGVIDPLAETSRRLTPYNYALNNPISFIDPDGRKAMVSDLQFESGYAAGGAFDYYGNGGYGPAIADFLYRDDPFAYLKNMKGSTDGGGSNATSNPTPKSKTGPGIIKSISNFFSRLFGGNKKRSNRLTVGTPERLPDGHTRLFGLIKNANVNAYGQSPLEAHRESQSNSLYNPGETSLDRSFRLISSSHIEIMQDFGGGGYNMFGGYGRASKALGAVEETSSVFNTLTDEMYAGGQYYMYSTNSLSNGTYTKSISTLISSDKTSSLSTLLSTMNSEAKGFGAHTLIIEGTSIVNPKMFNPAMAQRLGFTYQRTSESSIRLIQSIK
- a CDS encoding RHS repeat-associated core domain-containing protein, translating into MNDPASLNGKLFGYELKYNNPVNTAAKFNGTISEVDWRTANDQVLRRYTYQYDGLNRLKKGAYSEPGSSVPQNDFYNETVTYDMNSNIMSLQRNTKGVSGTASQIDNLTYAYTGNRLNSVTDSSTNYSGYPDTSGTPISYDDNGNMKDHKDKGVLQIDYNFLDLPNKITFDKTYLARNLVTGKTVTRNVTTNYIYRADGTKQRKVYKYSGETFATEAVLSTDYLDGFQYESQAASGPFTLKFVPTAEGYYNFENNKYIYSYTDHLGNVRLSYSKNSSGSAEVLEENNFYPFGLKHEGYNALAGNPAYNYGYNGKELQKETGWSDYGARMYMSDIGRWGVIDPLAETSRRFSPYNYALNNPISFIDPDGRKATVNDMQFESGYAAGGAFDFYGNGGYGPATADFLYRDDPFAYLKKGSGGATTVMCQMCW